A genomic window from Paraburkholderia phytofirmans OLGA172 includes:
- a CDS encoding Fe2+-dependent dioxygenase: MLLHIPNVLNAEQLRFVRERLDSAGDAWVDGRATAGYQGAPVKRNQQIAEHSPLARELGDVILASIERNPLFISAVLPNQVYPPLFNRYEGGMQFGSHVDGAVRVLPNGVKLRTDVSVTLFISEPGEYDGGELVVEDTYGVQQVKLPAGDMIVYPATSLHQVTPVTRGARLASFFWVQSLVRSDTQRALLFDMDTAIQRLNATHADDAARRSLVGCYHNLLRTWSET; encoded by the coding sequence ATGCTGCTGCACATTCCGAATGTACTGAACGCCGAGCAATTGCGCTTTGTGCGCGAGCGGCTCGACAGCGCCGGCGACGCATGGGTCGACGGCCGCGCGACGGCCGGTTATCAGGGCGCGCCGGTCAAACGCAACCAGCAGATCGCCGAGCATTCACCGCTTGCGCGTGAGCTCGGCGATGTGATTCTCGCGTCGATCGAGCGCAACCCGCTTTTCATCAGCGCGGTGTTGCCGAATCAGGTGTACCCGCCACTCTTCAATCGTTACGAAGGCGGCATGCAGTTCGGCAGTCATGTGGACGGTGCGGTGCGGGTGCTGCCCAACGGCGTCAAGCTGCGCACGGATGTGTCGGTGACGCTGTTCATCTCCGAACCTGGCGAATACGACGGCGGCGAACTCGTTGTCGAAGACACCTACGGCGTGCAGCAGGTCAAGCTGCCGGCGGGCGACATGATCGTGTATCCGGCCACCAGCCTGCATCAGGTCACGCCGGTCACGCGCGGTGCGCGCCTCGCCAGCTTCTTCTGGGTGCAAAGCCTCGTGCGCAGCGACACGCAGCGCGCGTTGCTATTCGATATGGACACGGCGATCCAACGTCTGAACGCCACGCATGCCGACGATGCTGCGCGCCGTAGCCTGGTGGGCTGCTATCACAACCTGTTGCGTACCTGGAGCGAAACGTGA
- a CDS encoding ROK family protein has translation MATRKTTVKSSAERILAIDVGGTGLKAAIIDAGGQMKTERLRVPTPHPCTPDQLVDALVKLVEPLVEKERPTLMSIGFPGVVRNNRILTAPHFGVEGWHDIPLAESLAQRLGGLPVRMINDAEMQGFAAIEGHGLEFVLTLGTGAGTALFRDGELMPHLELAHHPVSKKGAAYDEYIGDAAREKAGNKRWNRRVQKVIGILDSLVNFDKLWIGGGNAARLTFKLPANVATVSNDAGIEGGARLWHPKSLRETRQLPEANERTGRFT, from the coding sequence GTGGCCACACGTAAGACGACAGTAAAAAGCAGTGCCGAGCGGATTCTGGCGATCGATGTCGGCGGCACAGGCCTGAAAGCCGCGATTATCGATGCCGGCGGCCAGATGAAAACCGAGCGTTTGCGCGTGCCGACGCCGCATCCGTGCACGCCGGATCAACTGGTGGATGCGTTGGTGAAGCTGGTCGAGCCGCTCGTCGAAAAGGAGCGGCCCACGCTGATGTCGATCGGCTTCCCGGGCGTGGTGCGCAACAATCGCATTCTGACGGCGCCGCACTTTGGCGTTGAAGGCTGGCACGACATTCCGTTAGCGGAGTCGCTGGCACAACGCCTGGGCGGTCTGCCGGTGCGGATGATCAACGATGCCGAGATGCAGGGCTTTGCCGCGATCGAAGGTCATGGGCTCGAGTTCGTGCTGACGCTTGGCACGGGCGCGGGCACGGCGCTGTTTCGCGATGGCGAGTTGATGCCTCACCTCGAGCTTGCTCATCATCCGGTTAGTAAGAAGGGCGCGGCGTACGACGAGTACATCGGCGACGCGGCGCGCGAAAAGGCGGGAAATAAGCGCTGGAATCGCCGGGTCCAGAAGGTGATCGGGATTCTCGATTCGCTGGTGAACTTCGACAAGCTGTGGATTGGCGGCGGCAACGCGGCGCGGCTGACGTTCAAGTTACCCGCGAACGTCGCGACCGTATCGAACGATGCGGGGATTGAAGGCGGCGCGCGGCTGTGGCATCCGAAGTCGCTGCGCGAGACGCGGCAGTTGCCGGAGGCCAATGAGCGGACGGGCCGGTTCACGTGA
- the zwf gene encoding glucose-6-phosphate dehydrogenase, with amino-acid sequence MSTTPNTPTSAPREPSCKVSAGPHEAPSSPAGKRPAPPCTLVIFGAGGDLTKRLLMPALYNLAVDGLLDDGMKIVGVNHGERETSAWREDLHTSLQQFAADKASTFHAGKLDDKAWEWVAQRLEYMAGEFETDDTFTKLKQKLDQTPGGNVIFYLAVSSRFFKPIVEHLGKAGLLKEGGGDAGGFRRIVIEKPFGTDLASARDLNAHILSYANESQVYRIDHFLGKDTVQSILAVRFANALFEPNWRREYIDSVQITAAETIGVEGRGKFYEQTGAFRDMLPNHLFQLLGMVAMEPPNSFDAEAVRDKKAEIFDAIQPLSAGDVVFGQYDKGPAGVGYREEPDVAPGSTTETYAAARVYVENWRWAGVPFYLRTGKRLAARRTEISVQLKPVPFRLFRDTPVDALTPNVLTLRIDPAHGTSFDFNVKTPGPVMRVGAVQSSFDYSDFFAERANVGYETLLYDCMLGDETLFQRADSIETSWCAVDDVLHPKTGGAIPVHGYPAGSEGPAEADALLARDGHTWRPLKRDAVEKK; translated from the coding sequence ATGTCGACTACTCCGAACACCCCAACTTCCGCCCCTCGCGAACCCAGCTGCAAAGTCAGCGCGGGTCCCCATGAGGCGCCGTCGTCGCCGGCCGGCAAGCGGCCTGCGCCGCCTTGCACGCTGGTGATCTTCGGTGCGGGTGGCGACCTGACCAAACGGCTGCTGATGCCCGCGCTGTACAACCTCGCGGTGGACGGCCTGCTCGACGACGGCATGAAGATCGTCGGCGTGAATCACGGCGAGCGCGAGACGAGCGCATGGCGCGAGGACCTGCACACGTCGCTGCAACAGTTCGCCGCCGACAAAGCCAGCACCTTCCATGCCGGCAAGCTCGACGACAAGGCGTGGGAGTGGGTGGCGCAACGGCTCGAATACATGGCCGGCGAATTCGAAACCGATGACACGTTCACGAAGCTCAAGCAAAAGCTCGATCAAACGCCGGGCGGCAACGTGATTTTTTACCTGGCGGTCAGCTCGCGCTTTTTCAAGCCGATCGTCGAGCATCTCGGCAAAGCGGGCTTGCTGAAAGAAGGCGGGGGCGACGCGGGCGGCTTCCGCCGCATCGTGATCGAAAAGCCATTCGGTACCGATCTCGCCTCGGCGCGCGATCTGAACGCGCACATTCTGTCGTACGCGAACGAGTCGCAGGTGTATCGAATCGATCACTTTCTCGGTAAGGACACCGTGCAAAGCATTCTCGCGGTGCGCTTCGCGAACGCCTTGTTCGAACCGAACTGGCGGCGCGAATATATCGACAGCGTGCAAATCACCGCTGCCGAAACAATCGGCGTGGAGGGGCGCGGCAAGTTTTACGAGCAGACCGGTGCGTTCCGCGACATGCTGCCGAACCACCTGTTCCAGTTGCTCGGCATGGTCGCGATGGAGCCGCCGAATTCGTTCGACGCCGAAGCCGTGCGCGACAAGAAGGCTGAAATCTTCGACGCGATCCAGCCGCTGAGTGCCGGCGACGTCGTCTTCGGTCAATACGACAAGGGGCCGGCGGGCGTCGGCTATCGTGAGGAGCCGGACGTCGCGCCGGGCAGCACGACCGAAACCTACGCCGCCGCACGCGTGTACGTCGAGAACTGGCGTTGGGCGGGCGTGCCGTTTTATCTGCGCACCGGTAAGCGGCTTGCCGCGCGCCGTACGGAGATATCGGTGCAACTGAAGCCGGTGCCGTTCCGTCTGTTCCGCGATACGCCGGTCGACGCGCTAACGCCGAACGTGCTGACCTTGCGCATCGATCCCGCACACGGCACGAGCTTCGACTTCAACGTGAAGACACCGGGGCCGGTGATGCGGGTCGGCGCGGTGCAGTCGTCTTTCGACTATTCAGATTTCTTCGCGGAACGGGCCAATGTCGGCTACGAGACCTTGTTGTACGACTGCATGCTTGGCGACGAGACGTTATTCCAGCGCGCCGACAGCATCGAAACGAGCTGGTGCGCGGTGGACGACGTGCTGCACCCGAAGACCGGTGGCGCGATACCGGTGCACGGTTATCCGGCTGGCAGCGAGGGGCCCGCTGAGGCAGACGCGCTGCTCGCACGCGACGGCCATACATGGCGGCCTTTGAAGCGGGATGCAGTCGAAAAGAAGTAG
- a CDS encoding aldo/keto reductase — MQYRKFGRTGLTVSRLCLGTMTFGLQTEEDVSHRILDTAADAGVNFIDTANVYPLGGGESIAGRTEEIVGRWLKGKRDRFILATKAVGKMGPSAWDQGASRKHLLDAIDASLRRLGTDYVDLYQLHSDDANTPLDETLEALDVIVRSGKARYIGVSNFLAYRLARALGRADVLRTARFVSVQPRYNLLFRQIERELLPLAAEEQLAVMPYNPLAGGLLTGKHRVDAAPTSGRFTETVGQAGAMYQERYWHKREFDTIEKLKAIAAPTGESLTRISLAWVLANPLISSAIIGASRAEQLSDTLAASELVLDAQVKAQLDEVTHEYRWGDAAR, encoded by the coding sequence ATGCAATATCGCAAATTCGGCCGCACTGGCCTGACCGTTTCGCGCCTCTGCCTCGGCACAATGACCTTTGGCCTGCAGACGGAAGAAGATGTCTCGCATCGCATTCTCGACACGGCGGCAGATGCCGGCGTGAACTTCATCGATACCGCCAACGTTTATCCGCTCGGCGGCGGCGAGAGCATTGCCGGGCGCACGGAGGAAATCGTCGGACGGTGGCTGAAGGGCAAACGCGACCGCTTCATTCTGGCGACGAAAGCGGTTGGCAAGATGGGGCCGTCGGCGTGGGATCAAGGCGCGTCGCGCAAGCATCTGCTGGATGCGATCGACGCATCGTTGCGGCGGCTCGGCACGGACTATGTGGACCTGTACCAGCTCCACTCCGACGATGCGAATACGCCGCTCGATGAGACGCTCGAGGCGCTGGACGTGATCGTACGATCGGGCAAGGCACGGTATATCGGCGTGTCGAATTTCCTGGCCTATCGGCTGGCGCGGGCTCTGGGCCGCGCTGATGTGCTGCGCACGGCGCGGTTTGTATCGGTGCAGCCCCGCTATAACCTGTTGTTCCGGCAGATCGAGAGGGAGCTGCTGCCTTTGGCGGCTGAAGAGCAATTAGCCGTGATGCCTTATAACCCGCTGGCGGGTGGGTTGCTGACGGGCAAGCATCGGGTGGATGCCGCGCCCACGTCCGGGCGATTTACCGAAACCGTCGGGCAAGCGGGGGCGATGTACCAGGAGCGGTACTGGCACAAGCGCGAATTCGACACGATCGAAAAGTTGAAGGCGATTGCGGCACCAACCGGCGAGTCTTTGACTCGGATTTCTCTTGCGTGGGTGTTGGCTAATCCGCTGATTAGCTCGGCGATCATCGGCGCCAGTCGCGCTGAGCAGTTGAGCGATACGCTGGCTGCTTCGGAACTGGTGCTCGATGCACAAGTCAAGGCACAGCTCGATGAAGTTACCCACGAATATCGATGGGGTGATGCGGCCAGGTAG
- a CDS encoding MGH1-like glycoside hydrolase domain-containing protein — MPPLRAANLFDTIEGARLHSADCAHWQRWGPYLSERQWGTVREDYSPDGTAWDHFPHDHARSRAYRWGEDGIAGFGDDKLSWCVSLALWNRKDPILKERLFGLTNAQGNHGEDVKELYFYLDGTPTHSYMRMLYKYPHAAFPYDDLIQENARRGGDMPEYEILDTGVFDDLRYFDVQVEYAKHGPDDVLMRVTIENRADEAASLDVLPQIWARNSWSWKENKDKPSLVAGHDHNGEVHVVGRQHGHEPIVVTAWSKDAPQMTWLFCENDTNVKRLFNMDGTGPFKDGFNDYLIHGDEQAVRRDAGTKAGAHASIELGPHGRAVVTMRWRPQSSPDDAQLDADAVFAHRLAEANEFYGALQHEIDDPDARLVQRQALAGMLWSKQYYQYDVQRWLEGDPLQPKPPGSRKRGRNADWRHLCNADIVSMPDKWEYPWYASWDLAFHAAAFALIDPAFAKRQLLLLVKDRYQHPNGQMPAYEWALGDANPPVHAWAAWRVYEIDRALTGKADRDFLELVFHKLLLNFTWWVNRKDADGHNVFQGGFLGLDNVGIFDRSSPLPTGGHIDQADGTAWMAAYALDLMRIALELAYANHVFVDIGVKFFEHFLYIAEAVSCDDGCDTGLWDSEDEFFYDKLRLPDGSNIPMRLRSIVGLIPLFAVHVLEERLHGHLPGLRERLVWFLEHRPDLAKLVSRWNEPGKGNALLLSLLRGHRMKALLRRALDESEFLSDHGVRALSRFHRDHPFEFNHNGTSVTVKYLPAESDTRVFGGNSNWRGPVWMPVNYLLIESLYEFHRYYGDDFRVEYPTGSGQKFSLCEIGDELARRATTLFLKDKNGERPVMGAYPLLQADPRSRDLVLFHEYFHGDNGRGVGASHQTGWTGLVALLLQPRAMAASGNVPLAGEPDRAPIPTSTTAPAPACPPESAPEPASALTTAVSK; from the coding sequence ATGCCACCGCTGCGCGCTGCCAATCTGTTCGACACGATCGAAGGTGCCCGCCTGCACTCGGCCGACTGTGCCCATTGGCAGCGCTGGGGGCCATATCTCAGTGAGCGTCAATGGGGCACGGTGCGTGAGGATTACAGCCCGGACGGCACCGCCTGGGACCACTTTCCACACGACCATGCACGCAGCCGCGCCTACCGTTGGGGCGAAGACGGCATCGCCGGTTTCGGCGACGACAAACTCAGCTGGTGTGTGTCGCTCGCGCTGTGGAACCGCAAAGACCCAATCCTGAAGGAACGTCTGTTCGGCCTCACGAACGCGCAGGGCAATCACGGCGAGGACGTCAAGGAGTTGTACTTCTACCTCGATGGCACACCTACGCATTCGTACATGCGGATGCTCTACAAGTACCCGCATGCCGCCTTTCCGTACGACGACCTGATTCAGGAAAACGCGCGACGCGGCGGTGACATGCCGGAATACGAAATCCTCGACACCGGCGTGTTCGACGATTTGCGTTACTTCGACGTGCAGGTCGAATACGCGAAGCACGGGCCCGACGACGTCCTGATGCGCGTGACGATCGAGAATCGCGCGGACGAGGCGGCCTCACTCGATGTGCTGCCGCAAATCTGGGCGCGCAATTCGTGGTCGTGGAAGGAGAACAAGGACAAACCGTCGCTCGTTGCGGGCCACGACCACAACGGCGAAGTCCACGTGGTCGGCCGTCAGCATGGCCATGAGCCGATCGTCGTGACAGCGTGGTCGAAAGACGCGCCGCAGATGACGTGGCTGTTCTGCGAGAACGACACCAACGTCAAGCGCCTATTCAACATGGATGGCACGGGGCCGTTCAAAGACGGCTTCAACGACTACCTCATCCATGGCGACGAACAGGCGGTACGCCGCGACGCCGGCACCAAGGCGGGTGCGCACGCGTCAATTGAGCTCGGCCCGCATGGCCGCGCCGTGGTGACCATGCGCTGGCGTCCGCAGTCGAGTCCCGATGACGCGCAACTCGATGCCGATGCGGTATTCGCTCACCGCCTCGCCGAGGCCAATGAGTTCTATGGCGCGCTGCAGCACGAGATCGACGATCCCGACGCGCGCCTCGTGCAGCGCCAGGCGCTTGCCGGCATGTTGTGGTCCAAGCAGTACTACCAGTACGACGTGCAGCGCTGGCTCGAAGGCGATCCACTGCAGCCCAAGCCGCCTGGGTCCCGCAAACGCGGGCGCAATGCGGACTGGCGGCATCTGTGCAACGCTGACATCGTGTCGATGCCTGACAAGTGGGAATATCCGTGGTACGCGTCGTGGGACCTGGCGTTTCATGCGGCCGCCTTCGCGCTGATCGATCCCGCGTTTGCCAAGCGTCAATTGCTGCTGCTGGTGAAGGACCGCTATCAGCATCCAAACGGCCAGATGCCCGCTTACGAATGGGCGCTCGGCGACGCGAATCCCCCTGTACATGCGTGGGCCGCCTGGCGTGTGTACGAAATCGACCGTGCGCTCACGGGCAAAGCGGATCGAGATTTTCTGGAACTCGTCTTCCACAAGCTGTTGCTGAACTTCACGTGGTGGGTGAACCGCAAGGATGCGGACGGCCACAACGTCTTTCAGGGCGGCTTTCTCGGGCTGGACAACGTCGGCATTTTCGACCGCTCGTCGCCGCTGCCGACCGGCGGCCATATCGATCAGGCCGACGGCACCGCGTGGATGGCCGCGTACGCGCTCGACCTGATGCGTATCGCGCTCGAGCTCGCGTATGCGAACCACGTGTTCGTCGATATCGGCGTGAAATTTTTCGAGCACTTCCTGTATATCGCCGAGGCCGTGAGTTGCGACGACGGTTGCGATACGGGGCTATGGGACAGCGAAGACGAATTCTTCTACGACAAACTGCGACTGCCCGACGGCAGCAATATTCCGATGCGCCTGCGCTCGATTGTCGGCCTGATTCCGCTTTTCGCCGTGCACGTGCTCGAAGAACGTTTGCATGGTCACTTGCCGGGTCTGCGCGAGCGGCTCGTCTGGTTCCTCGAACATCGCCCCGATCTGGCGAAGCTGGTGTCGCGCTGGAACGAGCCCGGCAAGGGCAATGCGTTGCTGCTCTCGCTATTGCGCGGGCATCGGATGAAAGCATTGCTGCGCCGCGCGCTCGACGAGAGCGAATTCCTCTCCGATCACGGCGTGCGGGCGTTGTCGCGATTCCATCGCGACCATCCGTTCGAGTTCAACCACAACGGCACCAGCGTCACCGTCAAGTACCTGCCGGCCGAATCCGACACCCGCGTGTTCGGCGGCAATTCGAATTGGCGCGGACCGGTGTGGATGCCGGTGAACTATCTGCTGATTGAATCGCTGTACGAATTTCATCGCTACTACGGCGACGATTTCCGCGTCGAATATCCGACCGGCTCGGGGCAGAAGTTCTCGCTCTGCGAAATCGGCGACGAACTGGCGCGCCGGGCAACCACCTTGTTCCTGAAGGACAAAAACGGCGAACGTCCGGTGATGGGCGCGTATCCGCTCCTGCAGGCCGACCCGCGTTCGCGCGATCTCGTTCTGTTCCATGAGTATTTCCATGGCGACAATGGGCGTGGTGTGGGCGCTTCGCATCAAACCGGTTGGACCGGGCTGGTGGCGTTGCTTCTGCAACCGAGGGCGATGGCCGCGTCGGGTAATGTGCCGCTGGCAGGCGAGCCGGACCGGGCGCCGATTCCCACGTCGACTACGGCGCCCGCCCCCGCTTGCCCGCCGGAGTCTGCGCCCGAACCTGCGTCTGCGCTGACAACGGCAGTGAGCAAGTAG
- a CDS encoding TonB-dependent receptor, producing MFNHTPLATALALAFAVPFATPAVAQTAPQTASQPSAQNAPANTAADNATLPAIGVAAQAEQQDFQADRASVGAKTPTALRDIPQTVTVINKAVLASQGATSFQDALRNAPGVTIGAAEGGQIGNNINLRGFSAQNDIYLDGFRDRNQYYRDTFDLEELEVLYGPSSMLFGRGSTGGVIDQVSKKANLKDSAEVSAMVGTDDRYRTTVDVNHKLTDTAAIRLNAFGQSLGSTRDVMKNKDYGIAPEVRFGIGTPTEVTISALIQHNYDMPDYGVQALNGYPSPVPKNTFYGLTTDRTIQDVQTFTAAIRHKFSDSLTLSNQTQFSHSLTDARETAPQAVLTGPLASSTALTNGNYTTLSPSQLFIKLQSHDRVIENHSLYNDTMLEYKFDTGPLKHDLIAGFELGHDSYTNQAYTRNNLPVVSMVDPAYLSSPAGVTTTVGNHADSGSNEIAAYLNDTISLGQHWKVIGGLRWDRFQAQIHNSITAPLYASQTNFFTSVRAGVIYQPTDWQSYYVSYGTSFDPSLEALTVTNLTQNLVPESTRSYEVGGKWDLLGGNISVTSAFFREEMTNARTQVSPTEYELDGDVRVDGFQAGVTGHITDKWQVFGGYTYMDAVILKALDGTQGHVPANTPRNTLTLWTTYAITPHWEIGGGPTYMSPRYASNTNYVQVPGYTRWDATAAYHAKKYDVRLNLLNLTNKQYYDALIPSDGGRSVPGIGRTLLATFDYRF from the coding sequence ATGTTCAATCACACGCCGCTGGCGACAGCGTTAGCGCTAGCTTTTGCCGTGCCATTCGCCACGCCCGCGGTCGCGCAGACCGCGCCGCAAACCGCATCGCAGCCGTCGGCTCAAAACGCGCCGGCGAATACGGCGGCCGATAACGCGACCTTGCCGGCTATCGGCGTCGCGGCACAAGCCGAACAACAGGACTTCCAGGCAGACCGCGCCAGCGTCGGCGCCAAGACGCCCACTGCGTTGCGCGATATCCCGCAGACCGTCACCGTCATCAACAAAGCCGTCCTCGCGTCACAAGGCGCCACGTCGTTCCAGGATGCGCTGCGCAATGCGCCGGGCGTGACGATCGGCGCGGCCGAAGGCGGTCAGATTGGCAACAACATCAATTTGCGCGGCTTTAGCGCACAGAATGACATCTATCTGGATGGGTTCCGCGATCGCAACCAGTACTATCGCGACACCTTCGACCTCGAGGAACTCGAAGTACTGTACGGCCCGTCGTCGATGTTGTTCGGCCGCGGTTCGACCGGCGGCGTGATCGACCAGGTCAGCAAGAAAGCGAACCTGAAAGACTCGGCGGAAGTCTCGGCAATGGTCGGCACCGACGACCGCTATCGCACCACCGTCGACGTGAACCATAAGCTGACGGATACCGCGGCCATCCGCCTGAACGCATTCGGCCAAAGTCTGGGTTCGACGCGCGACGTGATGAAGAACAAGGACTACGGCATCGCGCCGGAAGTACGCTTCGGCATCGGCACGCCGACCGAAGTGACGATCTCCGCGCTGATCCAGCACAACTACGACATGCCGGATTACGGCGTGCAGGCGTTGAACGGATATCCTTCGCCGGTGCCGAAAAACACGTTCTATGGCCTTACCACCGACCGCACGATTCAGGACGTGCAGACGTTCACCGCCGCGATCAGGCACAAGTTCTCCGACAGTCTCACCCTGAGCAACCAGACGCAGTTCTCGCATTCACTGACCGACGCGCGCGAAACCGCGCCACAAGCCGTGTTGACGGGCCCGCTCGCCAGCAGCACCGCGCTGACTAACGGCAACTACACGACGCTGTCGCCGTCGCAGTTGTTCATCAAGTTGCAGAGCCACGATCGTGTGATCGAAAACCACTCGCTGTACAACGACACGATGCTCGAATACAAGTTCGACACCGGACCGCTCAAACATGATCTGATCGCCGGCTTCGAACTCGGCCACGACAGTTACACGAACCAGGCGTACACGCGCAACAATTTGCCGGTCGTTTCGATGGTGGATCCGGCTTATCTGTCGTCGCCCGCAGGCGTGACCACGACTGTCGGCAACCACGCCGATTCCGGGTCGAATGAAATCGCGGCCTACCTCAACGACACGATATCGCTCGGCCAACACTGGAAGGTGATCGGCGGTTTGCGTTGGGACCGCTTTCAGGCGCAGATCCACAACTCGATCACGGCGCCGCTTTACGCAAGTCAAACCAACTTCTTCACCAGTGTGCGCGCCGGTGTGATTTACCAGCCGACCGACTGGCAGTCGTACTACGTGTCGTATGGCACGTCGTTCGATCCGTCGCTCGAAGCCTTGACGGTGACCAACCTGACGCAGAACCTTGTGCCGGAGTCGACCAGGTCGTATGAAGTGGGCGGCAAGTGGGATCTGCTGGGCGGCAATATTTCGGTGACCTCCGCGTTCTTCCGCGAGGAGATGACTAACGCCCGCACGCAAGTTTCGCCGACTGAATATGAACTCGACGGCGACGTTCGCGTCGATGGTTTCCAGGCCGGCGTTACCGGGCACATCACCGACAAGTGGCAGGTGTTCGGCGGCTACACGTATATGGACGCCGTCATCCTGAAGGCGCTCGACGGCACGCAAGGGCACGTGCCGGCCAACACGCCACGCAATACGTTGACGCTCTGGACCACGTATGCGATCACGCCGCACTGGGAAATCGGCGGCGGCCCGACCTATATGTCGCCGCGCTACGCATCGAATACGAACTACGTGCAGGTCCCGGGCTACACCCGCTGGGACGCGACCGCCGCGTATCACGCGAAGAAATACGACGTGCGTCTGAATCTGCTCAACCTCACCAACAAACAGTACTATGACGCGCTGATTCCATCGGACGGTGGCCGTTCCGTTCCGGGTATCGGACGCACGCTGCTGGCGACGTTCGACTACCGGTTCTGA